In a single window of the Centropristis striata isolate RG_2023a ecotype Rhode Island chromosome 18, C.striata_1.0, whole genome shotgun sequence genome:
- the zbtb25 gene encoding zinc finger and BTB domain-containing protein 25 isoform X1, protein MHHGGVMEVSSHSLFLLQQLNVQREFGFLCDCTVAIGNVYFKAHRAVLAAFSNYFKMIFIHQSSECIKIQPTDIQPDVFSYLLHIMYTGMCPKQPVDQSRLQDGIKFLHAYQLCRKPGEGAADAAADMVRMSNLYGIQISSQLANKDAPGVPKTSGASRGAAEDGRSSGRGGRAHSQLSLAVGLEGIPSDRQASALRNVCSVASGDDSDISTRIKQERVEEEEGDEEAPGPGSPSQSSSPSQSLLFKDRPLVLLCPRCGERCSSPEDLREHLFSHALDPARLMEGLSQGGELDAGVEEGPAGAQEQLDAGCLEEALRQSQALANQLAAELRRSRGGSSPTPAAAATLHSRKRKIACAVCSLRFSHKSQLQEHMYTHTGKPSRYHRYNRLCSQLFQASAHFCEGAAEPGGGGGASSGVAPSDEANRDTQDNGSSCYSLDSEISQESVDGVPVE, encoded by the exons ATGCATCATGG tggggTCATGGAGGTGTCGTCTCACAGCctcttcctgctgcagcagctcaacGTCCAGAGAGAGTTCGGCTTCCTGTGTGACTGCACCGTCGCCATCGGCAACGTTTACTTCAAAGCTCACCGCGCCGTGCTGGCCGCCTTCTCCAACTACTTCAAGATGATCTTCATCCACCAGTCCAG tgAGTGTATAAAGATCCAGCCCACAGACATCCAGCCGGACGTCTTCAGCTACCTGCTCCACATCATGTATACCGGCATGTGTCCGAAGCAGCCGGTGGACCAGAGCCGTCTGCAGGACGGCATCAAGTTCCTCCACGCCTACCAGCTGTGCCGGAAACCCGGCGAGGGCGCCGCCGACGCCGCTGCCGACATGGTCCGCATGTCCAACCTGTACGGCATTCAGATCTCCTCCCAGCTGGCCAACAAGGACGCCCCCGGGGTCCCCAAGACCAGCGGCGCATCCCGCGGCGCCGCCGAGGACGGACGCTCCTCCGGCCGGGGGGGGAGGGCCCACTCCCAGCTGTCCCTCGCCGTCGGACTGGAAGGGATCCCGTCAGATCGGCAGGCCTCGGCGCTACGCAACGTCTGCTCCGTGGCGTCCGGGGACGACTCCGACATCTCGACTCGCATTAAGCAGGAgcgtgtggaggaggaggagggggacgaGGAGGCGCCGGGGCCGGGGTCTCCATCTCAGAGCAGCAGTCCCTCTCAGAGCCTCCTGTTCAAAGACCGGCCCTTGGTCCTGCTGTGTCCCCGCTGCGGGGAGCGCTGCTCCTCCCCCGAGGACCTGCGGGAGCACCTGTTCAGCCACGCCCTCGACCCGGCCCGCCTGATGGAGGGGCTGTCGCAGGGCGGCGAGCTGGACGCCGGCGTGGAGGAGGGGCCGGCGGGGGCGCAGGAGCAGCTGGACGCAGGGTGTCTGGAGGAGGCGCTGAGACAGAGTCAGGCGCTCGCCAACCAGCTGGCCGCagagctgaggaggagcagggggggGAGCAGCCCCACgcccgccgccgccgccacccTGCACTCCCGGAAACGTAAGATCGCCTGCGCCGTCTGCAGCCTGCGCTTCTCCCACAAGAGCCAGCTCCAGGAGCACATGTACACGCACACCGGCAAACCGTCACGCTACCACCGCTACAACCGCCTCTGTAGCCAGCTCTTCCAGGCCTCCGCACACTTCTGCGAGGGCGCCGCGGAGCCCgggggagggggcggggcctcgTCGGGCGTCGCGCCCTCTGATGAAGCGAACAGGGACACTCAGGACAACGGCAGCTCCTGCTACTCCCTGGACTCTGAGATCTCCCAGGAGAGCGTGGACGGCGTCCCTGTGGAGTGA
- the zbtb25 gene encoding zinc finger and BTB domain-containing protein 25 isoform X2, whose amino-acid sequence MEVSSHSLFLLQQLNVQREFGFLCDCTVAIGNVYFKAHRAVLAAFSNYFKMIFIHQSSECIKIQPTDIQPDVFSYLLHIMYTGMCPKQPVDQSRLQDGIKFLHAYQLCRKPGEGAADAAADMVRMSNLYGIQISSQLANKDAPGVPKTSGASRGAAEDGRSSGRGGRAHSQLSLAVGLEGIPSDRQASALRNVCSVASGDDSDISTRIKQERVEEEEGDEEAPGPGSPSQSSSPSQSLLFKDRPLVLLCPRCGERCSSPEDLREHLFSHALDPARLMEGLSQGGELDAGVEEGPAGAQEQLDAGCLEEALRQSQALANQLAAELRRSRGGSSPTPAAAATLHSRKRKIACAVCSLRFSHKSQLQEHMYTHTGKPSRYHRYNRLCSQLFQASAHFCEGAAEPGGGGGASSGVAPSDEANRDTQDNGSSCYSLDSEISQESVDGVPVE is encoded by the exons ATGGAGGTGTCGTCTCACAGCctcttcctgctgcagcagctcaacGTCCAGAGAGAGTTCGGCTTCCTGTGTGACTGCACCGTCGCCATCGGCAACGTTTACTTCAAAGCTCACCGCGCCGTGCTGGCCGCCTTCTCCAACTACTTCAAGATGATCTTCATCCACCAGTCCAG tgAGTGTATAAAGATCCAGCCCACAGACATCCAGCCGGACGTCTTCAGCTACCTGCTCCACATCATGTATACCGGCATGTGTCCGAAGCAGCCGGTGGACCAGAGCCGTCTGCAGGACGGCATCAAGTTCCTCCACGCCTACCAGCTGTGCCGGAAACCCGGCGAGGGCGCCGCCGACGCCGCTGCCGACATGGTCCGCATGTCCAACCTGTACGGCATTCAGATCTCCTCCCAGCTGGCCAACAAGGACGCCCCCGGGGTCCCCAAGACCAGCGGCGCATCCCGCGGCGCCGCCGAGGACGGACGCTCCTCCGGCCGGGGGGGGAGGGCCCACTCCCAGCTGTCCCTCGCCGTCGGACTGGAAGGGATCCCGTCAGATCGGCAGGCCTCGGCGCTACGCAACGTCTGCTCCGTGGCGTCCGGGGACGACTCCGACATCTCGACTCGCATTAAGCAGGAgcgtgtggaggaggaggagggggacgaGGAGGCGCCGGGGCCGGGGTCTCCATCTCAGAGCAGCAGTCCCTCTCAGAGCCTCCTGTTCAAAGACCGGCCCTTGGTCCTGCTGTGTCCCCGCTGCGGGGAGCGCTGCTCCTCCCCCGAGGACCTGCGGGAGCACCTGTTCAGCCACGCCCTCGACCCGGCCCGCCTGATGGAGGGGCTGTCGCAGGGCGGCGAGCTGGACGCCGGCGTGGAGGAGGGGCCGGCGGGGGCGCAGGAGCAGCTGGACGCAGGGTGTCTGGAGGAGGCGCTGAGACAGAGTCAGGCGCTCGCCAACCAGCTGGCCGCagagctgaggaggagcagggggggGAGCAGCCCCACgcccgccgccgccgccacccTGCACTCCCGGAAACGTAAGATCGCCTGCGCCGTCTGCAGCCTGCGCTTCTCCCACAAGAGCCAGCTCCAGGAGCACATGTACACGCACACCGGCAAACCGTCACGCTACCACCGCTACAACCGCCTCTGTAGCCAGCTCTTCCAGGCCTCCGCACACTTCTGCGAGGGCGCCGCGGAGCCCgggggagggggcggggcctcgTCGGGCGTCGCGCCCTCTGATGAAGCGAACAGGGACACTCAGGACAACGGCAGCTCCTGCTACTCCCTGGACTCTGAGATCTCCCAGGAGAGCGTGGACGGCGTCCCTGTGGAGTGA